TATAGCGATAGGACAATTTCAACCAACCGTCCGACCGCAACGTCCACTGAAATCCATTCGCCGCGCTGGTGATGTCATTCACGAGCACGATGTAGTTCGTGCCATCAAAATAATTCGTGATGCTGCTTACCGTCCAAACCGTGCCGTCTGCGGGACGTGGACCATTGGCGAACGAAACCGCCTGATTGGAAACTGTAAGACTATTCAACACCCCGCTGGAGCCGTTAAAATGGAATATGCGCGGCCCGTTTGTCACAATGATTTCCGATCCATTATTGATCGCGGAAATAGCCGGTGCTCCTTGCGTCGGCGTTCCGACAATCCGATCGCGAATTTGCGTCACTGATCGCAAAGGCCACGTCCACGTATAGATATTTCGCCCGAACGGGTCGGTGGCTGTGAGCCGGAGCGCATCGTAATTAGTCCATGCGCCTGGAAAAGCTTTCAGGCTGATCGTGCCGGTGGTCTGTGGCGCAAGAGCCGGCCCGGCGAACGCTCCACTATCTACGGAAACAAGAAAACCACCCGTAAGCGCGTTTGTGCTGAACGCGCTCGCCGAATCATTCGCACCCGGGAGCGCGCCAAGCTGCCAGTCAAATGTGCATTGGCTCAAATCGGTAAAATCAAAACGATTTGAAATTGCGAGCGTCCCGTTGAAAGAGGTCAAACTCGGCGCGCCCACTTGCACCGGGCTATAGACCGCTTTGTAAGTATAATAGCTTGCCTCTTTTTCCCGAAACGGCCCCATCACGCCATCCGGCGCGGACTGTCCTTTGACATCCATGATGCCGCCTTGATCCGTGCGGATTTGCCCGCTATCCGCGAATACCCACTCGAACATTCCAATGCCATTGGGTGCCGTGCGCATGGCATCCCAAAACTCCTGCAAACTAGCCCCGCCCGCACCGTCATAGAGGCCATGCAAAACTTCGGTGCAGGAATAAGCCATCTTGCCCGAACCCAGGCTGCCTGTGAATCCGCTATAAGAAGGATAGTGGTCATCCTTCACGTTGTTGAACGTGCTTTGTGGACGATTGATATGCCGGTTCTGCGGGTCCCAGATCGCATAGACATTCGTCGCTCCAGTGCCATTATTGTCAACGGTGGTATTCCATCCCGATTCATTGCCATTATCCCAGGCAATAATGCACGGATGGTTCACATCCCGCACCACCAACTCCTTCACCAAATTGGACGCCACCGAATTATCATAGGCAGCTTCCCACCCGGTAAGTTCATCATAGACATAGATGCCTAGACGATCGCATTCGTCCATGAACCCCTTGCTCGGCGGATAATGCGTCATGCGAATCGCGTCCAGATTCATGTCCTTGATCAAAGCCAGATCGAGATCCGACTGCCCAAGGCTGCTGGTGCGTCCGGTGGTCGGCCACTCCTCATGATGGCAAATGCCGCGCAACACTACTTTTTTGCCATTGATGAAGTAACCCTGGCCGCTGACAAACGTAATGGTGCGAAATCCGATCTGATTGGTCAGCGTATGAACGACCTGGTTGTTCGTATCCAGAAGCTGAACAGTTAAAGTATAAAGATTGGGAAATTCCGCCGACCAGGTATTCGGCTGGGGCAAATTCGCGGAAAGAAAAATATTGCTTGATCCACTCGCGACGGGAGCCGAAAACGCCGCGCCTAATTGCACATTGTTTGAATCCGTCACGAACGCGTTCACCGAATAGTTGGCGTAGGCGTCTCCCAAATAAGCATTCACCGTGATTTGTCCATTCGCTTGCGGGTTTACGGCAACGCGATCAATGTATGCTGCCGGGTTGGCTTGCAAATAGACCGGGCGGAAAATGCCGCTGAAATCCCAAAAATCCCCCTTCTCTTCCGCTTTCACAATCGAGGCGTTTTGCGACCACCTTCTCGCCGTCACTCGCAACACATTGGTCGCGGCTCCAGGCACGACATTCGCAGTCACATCATATTTGAACTCATAGAATCCTCCCTGATGCGTCGGCCCCACTGACTGCCCATTCACCGTGACCGAGGTATCCGTGAAAACGCCTTCAAACACTAAAAAAATCTTCCGGCCTGCCCACGCCGAAGGGACGGAAAAAGTATAACCATAAATTCCGGTTTCCGAATTGGATACCGAGCCGTTATTTCCGTAATTGTAAGTTCCAAATCCCTGAGTCTCCCAACACGACGGAACCGCGATATTCGTGGCCACTCCCGCCAAACGTCCGCTGGTCACCATGAAGTTCCATTGAACCGTATTGTCTTTGTCCGTCCCCGATAAGTATTGAATCTGGCTCGTCGCTTCGGGCGTTTGCGTGACAAAAGACTGAGAGGGAGTCGCAAAAACGGTTCCCTCTGAATTAGCAGCCTGCGCCGTGTAATAATAGGTTGTGTTGGTAAGCAAGTTGAACGCGGTGTAACTAAAACTGCCGCCTTGCGTTCCCAAACCGACGCTCTTAGTCCACGCGGCAGGGTTTGTCCCTCCGTCGCTTGTGCCATAATAAATAGTAACATTCGGGACTTCATTCCCCGTTGAAATAATGCGGCCATTCAAGGTCGCACTCGTTCCCTGCACGTTCGACACCGGCAAGTTCACGAGCGCCGGCGCAGTAGTCACAGCCGCGCCTATCGTCAAAGTATTCGTGCCGGAAGGATCCACCACATTTTTGTTGGTAGTCAGGGCATTAATTTGGCTGGCCGTATAACTATTGCCTTTAGTAAGAGCAACGCCATCTATGCTTGCAGCGGCAAAACTCATGTTGTTATCAAGCAATAAAACGCTATTCGCATCTTGTATCACCAGGGTCGCCGCGAAGTCATTGAATGGAACCGTTGCGTCAAACTGGGCCGGACCGTCCACGCCGTTGGTGCCGGCTCCTCCCGCAATGGTAATGGTATTGCTGGCTCCCAACGCCCCCGGCGCGCCAGCTTGCAGCCAACCAGCCGTTACCGTCATGTTTCCCTGATAAGCATTGTTGGAATTGGCAAATACAAAGTTCGCATAATTTGTGGCCGGAGGTTCGCTGGTGCCGTCCGCATTGAACGCCATGATCGCATTTCCCAGCGTCAAATTATTTGTGCCGGAGAGAGGCCCAGTGAAGATATAGGCGCGCACGCCCGAGGCCGCACCGGAACTTAGGCTGTTCGCCGTCAATCCATCTTGCGCCGCCCAGATAAACGAATCTGCAACTACGCTGACCGGCCCGCTGATCACCGCGATCACGTCATCGCCATTGGCCAGGTTGCCGCCGCTAAGAATTAATCCATTGGAACCGAAACTATAAAAATCAGTATCAGCTTCAATGCTGGCATCACTCTGGCCATCGCCCTTGAGACGCGTATAAGCGCCCGCGTCGAGTTGTAATGAATCACCAGTAAAAGGCTGGTTGGTGCTGCTGTTGGGCGAGCGCAGCAACGCGCCATTTAAGGCTTCGTAACTATTGCCCACGCTCGGCACAACTCCTCCGGGATTCCAAATGGCTTGATTCCAATTTTGTCCCGTGGTTTCGCTGGCACCGGTTGTGAAAGCCGCCGCTAAACCTAATCGGCAGGATAAAAGAATTCCCACCACCAGCGGCGTCAACCAATGCCTGTTGCCGCCGCCGGCGCTGGAAACCTTCATGCAGGTTTCAATTTTCGACTTAGATTCTGTTTGAAAACACCCCGCGCGTACGCGCGAATGTTTACCGTTTGGACGATCATGA
This portion of the Verrucomicrobiia bacterium genome encodes:
- a CDS encoding glycoside hydrolase family 2 TIM barrel-domain containing protein, producing the protein MKVSSAGGGNRHWLTPLVVGILLSCRLGLAAAFTTGASETTGQNWNQAIWNPGGVVPSVGNSYEALNGALLRSPNSSTNQPFTGDSLQLDAGAYTRLKGDGQSDASIEADTDFYSFGSNGLILSGGNLANGDDVIAVISGPVSVVADSFIWAAQDGLTANSLSSGAASGVRAYIFTGPLSGTNNLTLGNAIMAFNADGTSEPPATNYANFVFANSNNAYQGNMTVTAGWLQAGAPGALGASNTITIAGGAGTNGVDGPAQFDATVPFNDFAATLVIQDANSVLLLDNNMSFAAASIDGVALTKGNSYTASQINALTTNKNVVDPSGTNTLTIGAAVTTAPALVNLPVSNVQGTSATLNGRIISTGNEVPNVTIYYGTSDGGTNPAAWTKSVGLGTQGGSFSYTAFNLLTNTTYYYTAQAANSEGTVFATPSQSFVTQTPEATSQIQYLSGTDKDNTVQWNFMVTSGRLAGVATNIAVPSCWETQGFGTYNYGNNGSVSNSETGIYGYTFSVPSAWAGRKIFLVFEGVFTDTSVTVNGQSVGPTHQGGFYEFKYDVTANVVPGAATNVLRVTARRWSQNASIVKAEEKGDFWDFSGIFRPVYLQANPAAYIDRVAVNPQANGQITVNAYLGDAYANYSVNAFVTDSNNVQLGAAFSAPVASGSSNIFLSANLPQPNTWSAEFPNLYTLTVQLLDTNNQVVHTLTNQIGFRTITFVSGQGYFINGKKVVLRGICHHEEWPTTGRTSSLGQSDLDLALIKDMNLDAIRMTHYPPSKGFMDECDRLGIYVYDELTGWEAAYDNSVASNLVKELVVRDVNHPCIIAWDNGNESGWNTTVDNNGTGATNVYAIWDPQNRHINRPQSTFNNVKDDHYPSYSGFTGSLGSGKMAYSCTEVLHGLYDGAGGASLQEFWDAMRTAPNGIGMFEWVFADSGQIRTDQGGIMDVKGQSAPDGVMGPFREKEASYYTYKAVYSPVQVGAPSLTSFNGTLAISNRFDFTDLSQCTFDWQLGALPGANDSASAFSTNALTGGFLVSVDSGAFAGPALAPQTTGTISLKAFPGAWTNYDALRLTATDPFGRNIYTWTWPLRSVTQIRDRIVGTPTQGAPAISAINNGSEIIVTNGPRIFHFNGSSGVLNSLTVSNQAVSFANGPRPADGTVWTVSSITNYFDGTNYIVLVNDITSAANGFQWTLRSDGWLKLSYRYTSTGLQNWMGITFDYPSNKVTAMNWVGQGPYRVYKNRLRGQEIFGHTKAFNYTWTGQSTNYAAQVGLPTTSQWNYPEFEGYHGQLYWATLQTTERPITVATATSNLFFRLLTPPNTDNANVNVAYPSGTLSFLNGITPIGEKFNTAGNLGPAGQMNTATGLYTGELDFFFGNITSVPAPPAQLTASVGPGQSVLNWSAVSGATGYNLKVSTVAGGPYVMVGSNLTSLSFTNSGLLNGTIYYYVVTALNANGESENSPQASVVTPVLSPVIGHVSNSGSALVFTGNNGIPGMGYLVLMTTNLLLPVIRWQILATNLFDSSGGFNFTNSVNSSNATQFYMLRIQ